From a single Kitasatospora sp. NBC_00458 genomic region:
- a CDS encoding damage-control phosphatase ARMT1 family protein — translation MTEAAVIRSDVPGSFARAVFHERHPRLVDDVLAALPYGARQRAELERLLAESTAGVLEPLPEDAPDHAEWLAWGEGLWGRPWGAAPFLWAESYFHRRLLEATGYFGTGVWRGIDPYGPLKAAELAGAAVDGFGAGPQELLASALWGNRADLGFRITAGEGPRAGTDALVADDSAAFWSALERGRGGRVCVVADNAGPELLPDLALIDHLLEHGLAAEVALFVKPQPYFVSDATMADVLAALGRLEATAAGRRLRRAVEDGTLAVRTDPFFCAPLPYEAMPAGLRAEFAGAALTVLKGDLNYRRLVGDRHWPPTTPFAATTAHFPSPVAALRTLKSDVLVGVDAATLDRLDAAGTPWRTSGRHALVQVDGAADRR, via the coding sequence ATGACCGAGGCAGCGGTGATTCGCAGCGACGTACCCGGATCGTTCGCACGGGCGGTGTTCCACGAACGGCACCCCCGCCTGGTGGACGACGTCCTGGCCGCGCTGCCCTACGGCGCGCGGCAGCGGGCGGAGCTGGAACGGCTGCTGGCGGAGAGCACCGCCGGAGTCCTGGAGCCGCTGCCCGAGGACGCCCCCGACCATGCCGAGTGGCTGGCCTGGGGAGAGGGGCTCTGGGGGCGGCCGTGGGGCGCGGCGCCGTTCCTGTGGGCGGAGAGCTACTTCCACCGGCGGCTGCTGGAGGCGACCGGCTACTTCGGCACCGGCGTCTGGCGCGGGATCGACCCCTACGGCCCGCTCAAGGCCGCCGAGCTGGCCGGCGCGGCGGTCGACGGGTTCGGTGCCGGCCCGCAGGAGCTGCTGGCCTCCGCGCTCTGGGGCAACCGGGCCGACCTGGGCTTCCGGATCACCGCGGGCGAGGGGCCGCGGGCCGGGACGGACGCACTGGTGGCGGACGACTCGGCGGCCTTCTGGTCGGCGCTGGAACGCGGCCGGGGCGGACGGGTCTGCGTGGTGGCCGACAACGCCGGGCCCGAACTGCTGCCGGACCTCGCACTGATCGACCACCTGCTGGAGCACGGGCTCGCGGCCGAGGTCGCCCTCTTCGTGAAGCCGCAGCCGTACTTCGTCTCGGACGCGACGATGGCCGACGTGCTGGCGGCGCTCGGGCGCCTGGAGGCCACGGCGGCCGGGCGGCGGCTGCGGCGGGCGGTGGAGGACGGCACGCTGGCCGTCCGGACCGACCCGTTCTTCTGCGCGCCGCTGCCGTACGAGGCGATGCCCGCCGGCCTGCGGGCGGAGTTCGCCGGGGCGGCGCTCACCGTCCTCAAGGGGGACCTCAACTACCGCCGGCTGGTCGGCGACCGGCACTGGCCGCCGACCACGCCCTTCGCCGCGACGACCGCTCACTTCCCCTCGCCCGTCGCGGCGCTGCGCACGCTCAAGTCGGACGTCCTGGTGGGGGTGGACGCGGCGACGCTCGACCGGCTGGACGCCGCGGGGACGCCCTGGCGGACCTCCGGACGGCACGCGCTGGTCCAGGTGGACGGGGCGGCGGACCGGCGGTGA
- a CDS encoding GNAT family N-acetyltransferase has protein sequence MTAKLPAPVTLTGRHVRLEPLGRHHLPELWASIGQDPDVWRWIPFAAPTTEEELGAILDVRLAEVAAGTAVKFAAVDLASGRAVGITGFYDFHAEDELVEIGGTWNARSVWRTGLNTESKLMLLTYAFEELGMGRVFWKTDALNDRSRNAILRLGASFEGIHRRDKRRHSGVWRDSAYFSMLREEWPGARARLEERLAAGPVGINTP, from the coding sequence ATGACTGCGAAGCTCCCCGCCCCCGTCACGCTCACCGGCCGCCACGTCCGCCTGGAACCGCTCGGCCGCCACCACCTCCCCGAGCTGTGGGCCTCCATCGGCCAGGACCCGGACGTCTGGCGCTGGATCCCGTTCGCCGCCCCGACCACCGAGGAGGAGCTGGGCGCGATCCTCGACGTCCGCCTCGCCGAGGTCGCCGCCGGGACGGCCGTGAAGTTCGCCGCCGTCGACCTCGCCTCGGGGCGGGCCGTCGGCATCACCGGCTTCTACGACTTCCACGCCGAGGACGAGCTGGTCGAGATCGGCGGCACCTGGAACGCCCGCTCGGTCTGGCGGACCGGCCTCAACACCGAGTCCAAGCTGATGCTGCTCACGTACGCGTTCGAGGAGCTGGGCATGGGGCGGGTGTTCTGGAAGACGGACGCGCTCAACGACCGCTCGCGCAACGCGATCCTGCGCCTCGGCGCGAGCTTCGAGGGCATCCACCGCCGCGACAAGCGCCGGCACTCGGGGGTCTGGCGGGACAGCGCGTACTTCTCGATGCTGCGGGAGGAATGGCCGGGCGCGCGGGCACGCCTTGAGGAGCGGCTGGCCGCCGGACCGGTCGGGATCAACACGCCCTGA
- a CDS encoding adenylosuccinate synthase, giving the protein MPALVLVGAQWGDEGKGKATDLLGGSVDYVVRYQGGNNAGHTVVIGDQKYALHLLPSGILSPNVTPVIGNGVVIDPGVLLSELSGLNERGIDTSKLLISGNAHLITPYHRTLDKVTERFLGKRRIGTTGRGIGPTYADKINRVGIRVQDLFDESILQQKIEAALHDKNQLLVKLYNRRAIPAELVLEEYLGYADKIKPFLADTTLVLDEALKANKVVLLEGGQGTLLDVDHGTYPFVTSSNPTAGGACTGAGIGPTKIDRVIGILKAYTTRVGSGPFPTELLDADGEALRRIGGERGVTTGRDRRCGWFDAVIARYATRVNGLTDFFLTKLDVLTGWEQIPVCVAYEIDGKRVEELPYNQSDFHHAKPIYETLPGWTEDISGAKTFGDLPKNAQAYVKALEEMSGAPISAIGVGPGRYETIQINSFI; this is encoded by the coding sequence GTGCCGGCACTCGTGCTCGTTGGCGCTCAGTGGGGAGACGAGGGCAAGGGGAAGGCGACCGACCTCCTCGGCGGCTCCGTCGACTACGTCGTCCGCTACCAGGGCGGCAACAACGCCGGTCACACGGTGGTCATCGGCGACCAGAAGTATGCCCTGCACCTGCTCCCTTCCGGCATCCTCAGCCCGAACGTGACGCCGGTGATCGGCAACGGCGTCGTGATCGACCCGGGCGTGCTGCTCTCCGAGCTCAGCGGCCTGAACGAGCGCGGCATCGACACCTCCAAGCTGCTGATCTCGGGCAACGCCCACCTGATCACGCCGTACCACCGGACCCTGGACAAGGTCACCGAGCGCTTCCTCGGCAAGCGCCGGATCGGCACCACCGGCCGCGGCATCGGCCCGACCTACGCGGACAAGATCAACCGCGTGGGCATCCGGGTCCAGGACCTCTTCGACGAGTCGATCCTGCAGCAGAAGATCGAAGCCGCGCTGCACGACAAGAACCAGCTGCTGGTCAAGCTCTACAACCGCCGCGCCATCCCGGCCGAGCTGGTGCTGGAGGAGTACCTCGGCTACGCGGACAAGATCAAGCCCTTCCTGGCCGACACCACCCTGGTGCTCGACGAGGCGCTGAAGGCGAACAAGGTCGTCCTGCTGGAGGGCGGCCAGGGCACCCTGCTCGACGTCGACCACGGCACGTACCCCTTCGTGACCTCGTCGAACCCGACCGCGGGCGGCGCCTGCACCGGCGCCGGCATCGGCCCCACCAAGATCGACCGGGTCATCGGCATCCTGAAGGCGTACACCACCCGCGTCGGCTCGGGCCCGTTCCCGACCGAGCTGCTGGACGCCGACGGCGAGGCCCTGCGCCGGATCGGCGGCGAGCGCGGTGTGACCACCGGCCGCGACCGCCGCTGCGGCTGGTTCGACGCGGTCATCGCGCGCTACGCGACCCGGGTCAACGGCCTCACCGACTTCTTCCTCACCAAGCTCGACGTGCTGACCGGCTGGGAGCAGATCCCGGTCTGCGTCGCGTACGAGATCGACGGGAAGCGGGTCGAGGAGCTCCCGTACAACCAGTCGGACTTCCACCACGCCAAGCCGATCTACGAGACGCTGCCGGGCTGGACCGAGGACATCAGCGGCGCGAAGACCTTCGGCGACCTGCCGAAGAACGCCCAGGCGTACGTGAAGGCGCTGGAGGAGATGTCCGGCGCCCCGATCTCCGCCATCGGCGTCGGCCCGGGCCGGTACGAGACGATCCAGATCAACTCGTTCATCTGA
- a CDS encoding diacylglycerol kinase encodes MSSLSTPATGGPEPLLLLLDPAARQTDGESVRIAKDVLSGGADVKVAYPESPSELDRVLSHRGRRRPVVIGSDLALQRVLQALHRQRELGSDAVGVVPVGRPDELSASRALGVPGAPVAAARAVLSGVPRKLDLLVDDGGGVALGGVRIPGGGTRRPVGRSSGWRSLWAKLAAAEQGTVLTAAEARGEGRGETRGEHGSRLRVEADGRLLVDVHRPVRAVQVTLPAGEALGEGVLEVVVRTPGALLRARAASVSVVGRGFGYEADGHPVGPVRARTWTVHPGCWGLLLPAA; translated from the coding sequence GTGTCGTCCCTGTCCACGCCTGCAACCGGCGGCCCCGAGCCGCTTCTGCTGCTCCTCGACCCGGCGGCCCGGCAGACCGACGGCGAGTCGGTGCGGATCGCGAAGGACGTTCTCTCCGGCGGGGCGGACGTCAAGGTGGCGTACCCGGAGAGTCCGTCCGAGCTCGACCGGGTGCTTTCGCACCGGGGGCGGAGGCGACCGGTGGTGATCGGTTCCGACCTGGCCCTGCAGCGGGTGCTCCAGGCGCTGCACCGCCAGCGTGAGCTGGGTTCGGACGCGGTGGGGGTGGTCCCGGTGGGCCGGCCGGACGAGCTGTCGGCGTCCCGGGCGCTGGGCGTCCCGGGGGCCCCGGTGGCGGCGGCGCGGGCGGTGCTGTCGGGGGTGCCGCGGAAGCTCGACCTGCTGGTGGACGACGGGGGCGGGGTGGCGCTCGGCGGGGTGCGGATCCCGGGGGGAGGGACGCGTCGGCCGGTCGGCCGTTCGAGCGGTTGGCGTTCGCTATGGGCGAAACTGGCTGCGGCCGAGCAGGGGACCGTACTCACCGCCGCCGAGGCCCGGGGCGAGGGCAGGGGCGAGACCAGGGGCGAGCACGGCTCCCGGCTCCGGGTCGAGGCGGACGGCCGGCTGCTCGTGGACGTCCACCGCCCGGTCCGGGCCGTCCAGGTGACGCTGCCCGCCGGCGAGGCGCTCGGCGAGGGCGTGCTGGAGGTCGTGGTCCGCACGCCCGGCGCCCTGCTGCGGGCCCGGGCGGCCAGCGTCTCGGTGGTCGGGCGCGGGTTCGGCTACGAGGCGGACGGTCACCCGGTCGGCCCGGTCCGGGCGCGCACCTGGACCGTCCACCCCGGCTGCTGGGGCCTGCTGCTGCCCGCTGCGTAG
- the purF gene encoding amidophosphoribosyltransferase, whose amino-acid sequence MPRGDGRLNHDLLPGEKGPQDACGVFGVWAPGEEVAKLTFFGLYALQHRGQESAGIAVSNGSQILVFKDMGLVSQVFDEASLGSLHGHIAVGHARYSTTGSSVWENAQPTFRATVHGSLALGHNGNLVNTAELAAMVAELPGEEHVSRSGRSAATNDTDLVTALLAGHPDLSIEETAKLVLPKVKGAFSLVFMDEHTLYAARDPQGIRPLVLGRLERGWVVASETAALDICGASFIREVEPGELIAIDENGMRTSRFAEARPKGCVFEYVYLARPDTSIAGRNVHLSRVEMGRRLAAEAPADADLVIATPESGTPAAIGYAEASGIPYGSGLVKNAYVGRTFIQPSQTIRQLGIRLKLNPLREVIQGKRLVVVDDSIVRGNTQRALVKMLREAGAAEVHIRISSPPVKWPCFFGIDFATRAELIANGMTIEEIGRTLGADSLSYISIDGMIEATKQPKDRLCRACFDGEYPMELPDPALLGKLLLEAEIKGGQQQPAVRGKPTSGSDLDGVQSLLGGAGAADALRRP is encoded by the coding sequence GTGCCACGTGGTGACGGAAGACTCAACCACGATCTTCTTCCCGGTGAGAAAGGCCCCCAGGACGCTTGCGGCGTCTTCGGTGTCTGGGCTCCCGGCGAGGAGGTCGCCAAGCTCACGTTCTTCGGCCTTTACGCCCTGCAGCACCGCGGTCAGGAATCCGCGGGCATCGCAGTGAGCAATGGCTCCCAGATTCTCGTCTTCAAGGACATGGGACTCGTCTCCCAGGTCTTCGACGAGGCCTCCCTGGGGTCGTTGCACGGGCATATCGCCGTCGGACACGCCCGCTACTCGACCACCGGTTCCTCGGTCTGGGAGAACGCCCAGCCGACCTTCCGGGCGACCGTCCACGGTTCGCTGGCCCTCGGGCACAACGGAAACCTGGTGAACACCGCCGAACTGGCGGCCATGGTCGCCGAACTCCCCGGTGAGGAGCACGTCTCCCGCTCCGGGCGGTCGGCCGCGACCAACGACACCGACCTGGTGACCGCGCTGCTCGCCGGCCACCCGGACCTCTCCATCGAGGAGACGGCCAAGCTCGTCCTGCCCAAGGTCAAGGGCGCCTTCTCGCTCGTCTTCATGGACGAGCACACGCTCTACGCCGCCCGCGACCCGCAGGGCATCCGCCCGCTGGTGCTGGGCCGGCTGGAGCGCGGCTGGGTGGTCGCCTCCGAGACGGCGGCGCTGGACATCTGCGGCGCCTCCTTCATCCGCGAGGTCGAGCCGGGCGAGCTCATCGCCATCGACGAGAACGGCATGCGCACCTCGCGGTTCGCCGAGGCCAGGCCCAAGGGCTGCGTCTTCGAGTACGTCTACCTGGCGCGCCCGGACACCTCCATCGCCGGCCGCAACGTGCACCTCTCCCGCGTGGAGATGGGCCGCAGGCTGGCCGCCGAGGCCCCGGCCGACGCCGACCTGGTGATAGCGACGCCCGAGTCCGGCACCCCCGCCGCGATCGGCTACGCCGAGGCCAGCGGCATCCCCTACGGCTCCGGCCTGGTGAAGAACGCCTACGTGGGCCGCACCTTCATCCAGCCCAGCCAGACCATCCGCCAGCTCGGCATCCGGCTCAAGCTGAACCCGCTGCGCGAGGTCATCCAGGGCAAGCGCCTGGTCGTGGTCGACGACTCGATCGTCCGCGGCAACACCCAGCGCGCCCTGGTCAAGATGCTCCGCGAGGCGGGCGCCGCCGAGGTCCACATCCGGATCTCGTCGCCGCCGGTCAAGTGGCCGTGCTTCTTCGGCATCGACTTCGCCACCCGCGCGGAGCTGATCGCGAACGGCATGACCATCGAGGAGATCGGCCGCACCCTCGGCGCGGACTCGCTCTCCTACATCTCGATCGACGGCATGATCGAGGCCACCAAGCAGCCGAAGGACCGGCTCTGCCGGGCCTGCTTCGACGGCGAGTACCCGATGGAGCTGCCGGACCCGGCGCTGCTCGGCAAGCTCCTGCTGGAGGCCGAGATCAAGGGCGGCCAGCAGCAGCCGGCGGTCCGCGGCAAGCCGACCAGCGGCAGCGACCTGGACGGCGTCCAGTCGCTGCTCGGCGGAGCGGGCGCGGCCGACGCGCTGCGCCGCCCGTAA
- the purM gene encoding phosphoribosylformylglycinamidine cyclo-ligase — MTTNQNGATYAAAGVDIEAGDRAVELMKQWVKKASRPEVVGGLGGFAGLFDASAFKRYERPLLASATDGVGTKVAIAAAMDKHDTIGHDLVGMVVDDLVVCGAEPLFMTDYICVGKVVPERVAAIVKGIAEGCALAGCALVGGETAEHPGLLGPDEYDVAGAGTGVVEADALLGAERVRAGDVVIAMAASGLHSNGYSLVRHVLLNEAGWKLDRKVEEFGRTLGEELLEPTRIYSLDCLALTRATEVHAFSHVTGGGLAANLARVIPDGLHARLDRGTWTPLPVFQTVARVGKVATLEIEKTLNMGIGMVAVVPPHSVDVVLSILEDRGVESWLLGDIVERADGHDGGAALYNAYEGFTAG, encoded by the coding sequence GTGACCACGAACCAGAACGGCGCCACCTACGCCGCCGCCGGCGTCGACATCGAGGCGGGCGACCGCGCCGTCGAGCTCATGAAGCAGTGGGTGAAGAAGGCGAGCCGCCCCGAGGTGGTCGGCGGCCTCGGCGGCTTCGCCGGACTCTTCGACGCGTCCGCCTTCAAGCGCTACGAGCGGCCCCTGCTGGCCTCGGCCACCGACGGCGTGGGCACCAAGGTGGCGATCGCCGCCGCCATGGACAAGCACGACACGATCGGCCACGACCTGGTCGGCATGGTCGTCGACGACCTGGTGGTCTGCGGGGCCGAGCCGCTCTTCATGACCGACTACATCTGCGTCGGCAAGGTCGTCCCGGAGCGGGTCGCGGCGATCGTCAAGGGCATCGCCGAGGGCTGCGCCCTGGCCGGCTGCGCCCTGGTCGGCGGCGAGACCGCCGAGCACCCGGGCCTGCTCGGGCCGGACGAGTACGACGTCGCGGGCGCCGGTACCGGTGTGGTCGAGGCGGACGCGCTGCTGGGCGCCGAGCGCGTCCGGGCCGGCGACGTGGTGATCGCGATGGCCGCCTCCGGCCTGCACTCCAACGGCTACTCGCTGGTCCGCCACGTGCTGCTGAACGAGGCCGGCTGGAAGCTCGACCGCAAGGTCGAGGAGTTCGGCCGGACGCTCGGCGAGGAGCTGCTGGAGCCGACCCGGATCTACTCGCTGGACTGCCTGGCGCTGACCCGGGCCACCGAGGTCCACGCCTTCTCGCACGTCACCGGCGGCGGCCTGGCGGCCAACCTGGCCCGGGTCATCCCGGACGGCCTGCACGCCCGCCTGGACCGCGGCACCTGGACCCCGCTGCCGGTCTTCCAGACCGTCGCCCGGGTCGGCAAGGTGGCCACCCTGGAGATCGAGAAGACGCTCAACATGGGCATCGGCATGGTCGCGGTCGTCCCGCCGCACTCGGTCGACGTGGTGCTGTCGATCCTGGAGGACCGCGGCGTCGAGTCCTGGCTGCTGGGCGACATCGTCGAGCGGGCCGACGGGCACGACGGCGGCGCGGCGCTGTACAACGCGTACGAGGGCTTCACCGCGGGCTGA
- a CDS encoding DUF3073 domain-containing protein translates to MGRGRAKAKQTKVARELKYNSGGFDANRLSSELGVSPSTSPIEPEPIEEDEDDDPYAEYAARYADDGEDDDTESGTGPSQARRRA, encoded by the coding sequence ATGGGGCGCGGCCGGGCCAAGGCCAAGCAGACGAAGGTCGCCCGCGAGCTGAAGTACAACAGCGGCGGGTTCGACGCCAATCGTCTCTCCAGCGAGCTGGGCGTATCGCCCTCCACCTCCCCGATCGAGCCGGAGCCGATCGAAGAGGACGAGGACGACGACCCCTACGCGGAGTACGCGGCTCGTTACGCCGATGACGGCGAGGACGACGACACCGAGTCGGGTACCGGGCCCTCCCAGGCCCGCCGTCGCGCGTAG
- a CDS encoding Glu/Leu/Phe/Val dehydrogenase dimerization domain-containing protein, whose translation MTDVQTASTTHSAPGVLGRIFGTPQDGANGDGHEQVVLCHDRSSGLKAIIAVHSTALGPALGGTRFFPYASEEAALEDALNLSRGMSYKNALAGLDLGGGKAVIIGDPNKDKNEAMLRAYGRFVESLRGRYITACDVGTYVQDMDVVARETEFVTGRSPENGGAGDSSILTAFGVFQGMRASAQARWGQPTLRGKRVGVAGVGKVGHYLVGHLVADGATVVVTDVSETAVNRVRAAHPEVEVVADTAALLQAKLDVYAPCALGGALTDDSVAALGEYGTVVVCGAANNQLAHPGVEKDLADRGILYAPDYLVNSGGVIQVADEIEGFNFERAKNKATKIFDTTLEIFTRAASDGVPPAVAADRLAEKRMREISALRSVLLPGARRG comes from the coding sequence GTGACCGACGTACAGACCGCATCCACCACGCACTCCGCACCCGGCGTGCTCGGCAGGATCTTCGGCACCCCCCAGGACGGCGCCAACGGCGACGGCCACGAGCAGGTCGTGCTCTGCCACGACCGCTCCTCCGGACTCAAGGCGATCATCGCCGTCCACTCCACCGCCCTGGGCCCCGCCCTCGGCGGCACCCGCTTCTTCCCGTACGCCTCCGAGGAGGCGGCACTGGAGGACGCCCTCAACCTGTCGCGCGGCATGTCCTACAAGAACGCGCTGGCCGGGCTCGACCTCGGCGGCGGCAAGGCCGTCATCATCGGCGACCCGAACAAGGACAAGAACGAGGCGATGCTCCGCGCCTACGGCCGCTTCGTCGAGTCGCTGCGCGGCCGCTACATCACCGCCTGCGACGTCGGCACCTACGTCCAGGACATGGACGTCGTCGCGCGCGAGACCGAGTTCGTGACCGGCCGCTCGCCCGAGAACGGCGGCGCCGGCGACTCCTCCATCCTGACCGCGTTCGGCGTCTTCCAGGGCATGCGCGCCTCGGCCCAGGCCCGCTGGGGCCAGCCGACCCTGCGCGGCAAGCGGGTCGGCGTCGCGGGCGTCGGCAAGGTCGGCCACTACCTGGTCGGCCACCTCGTCGCGGACGGCGCCACGGTCGTCGTCACCGACGTCTCGGAGACGGCCGTGAACCGCGTGCGCGCCGCCCACCCGGAGGTGGAGGTCGTCGCCGACACCGCCGCGCTGCTCCAGGCCAAGCTGGACGTCTACGCCCCCTGCGCCCTCGGCGGCGCCCTCACCGACGACTCGGTGGCCGCGCTGGGCGAGTACGGCACCGTCGTGGTCTGCGGCGCCGCCAACAACCAGCTGGCCCACCCGGGCGTCGAGAAGGACCTCGCCGACCGCGGCATCCTCTACGCCCCGGACTACCTGGTGAACTCCGGCGGCGTCATCCAGGTCGCCGACGAGATCGAGGGCTTCAACTTCGAGCGCGCCAAGAACAAGGCGACGAAGATCTTCGACACCACCCTGGAGATCTTCACCCGGGCCGCCTCCGACGGCGTGCCGCCGGCCGTCGCCGCCGACCGCCTGGCCGAGAAGCGGATGCGCGAGATCAGTGCGCTCCGCTCGGTGCTGCTGCCGGGGGCCCGCCGGGGCTGA
- the bldC gene encoding developmental transcriptional regulator BldC: protein MTARTPDAEPLLTPAEVATMFRVDPKTVTRWAKAGKLTSIRTLGGHRRYREAEVRALLAGIPAQRTEA, encoded by the coding sequence ATGACCGCTCGTACCCCTGATGCCGAGCCCCTGCTGACGCCGGCAGAGGTCGCCACCATGTTCCGCGTGGACCCGAAGACCGTGACGCGCTGGGCCAAGGCCGGCAAGCTCACGTCCATTCGCACGCTCGGCGGTCACCGCCGCTATCGCGAGGCGGAGGTGCGCGCCCTGCTGGCCGGTATTCCGGCTCAGCGCACCGAGGCCTGA